A stretch of DNA from Streptomyces gobiensis:
CGACGTACTGCCCGCCCTGGTCGAAGCGATGGCTCCGCTGGACGCCGCCCTGGTCGAATCCGACACCCGGGGCCTGGCCTCCGCCGTCCTGCGCACCGCACCCCGCCGCTCGCTCATCGTCCTCTTCACCGGCCTCGACGCATCCCCGGTAGAAGAAGGCCTCCTCCCGGTCCTCCCCCTCCTCACCCAGCGCCATACGGTCCTGGTCGCCGCCGTCTCCGACCCCCGTATCGAGGAGATGGCCGCCTCCCGGGGCACCCTCGACGGCGTCTACGAAGCGGCCGCCGCCGCCCAGACCCAGTCCGAACGCCACCACACCGCCGACCGCCTCCGCCACCACGGAGTCACCGTCGTAGACGCCACCCCCACCGACCTAGCCCCCGCCCTGGCCGACACCTACCTCGCCCTGAAGGCCGCTGGGCGTCTCTGAACGGGCTCAGGCGTCGAAGTCGTACTCAAGGACGTAGGAGTTGGCGTCGAGGGTCATCTCATTGACTTCTACGGCGTGGCCCTCTTCGGTGAACGCGGTACGGCAAACGAGCACTACCGGGGCACCAGCGGTGAGGTGGAGCTGGTCGGCTTCGTCCGCAGTGGGCATACGGGAGCGGATTTCCTCCCGGAAGCGCACAGGTCCGAGACCAAGCTCAGCGAGCCGGGCATACACCCCGCCAGGGCCGGTGTCCTCACGGGTGATGGCCGATCCGGCGACCAAGCCGCCGGGAAAGTACGAAGTAGCCAGCAACACGGGCTTGCCGTCGAGTATGTAACGCCGCCTACGGACCCACGCGGCCGCACCGGGCTCCACATCGAGGACGACAGCGATGGCATCCGGCGCCGGTTCCTCAGTGACGCTCAGCAGGTCCACCCCGACATCACGACCCTCAGCGTCGGCGGCCCAGATGGACCGTCCCGTGCCCCACTGCTGCTGCGCGACTCGCCGTGACCCGCGCCGTCGGATGGGACGGAAGGAACGGACGAACACCCCAGCTCCCTTACGGGCCTCGGTGATGCCCTCGCTCTGCAGAACGCTGAGAGCCTGCCGCGCGGTCATCCGGGCGACTCCATGGGCAGCCATCAGATCGTTCTCACCGGGCAACCGGTCGCCGGGCCCATACGCGCCGCTGGCGATCGCTGACTTGAGCTCGTCGGCGATGCGGCGGTACTTGGGCTGTCGGCTGCTGCTGCCGCCACCGGACATCTCTGGATCCCTCCTGATCATCTCTAGACACCCTAAGGGCGGAGGGCGTTGTCGCAAGGTTCGGCGTCTGAT
This window harbors:
- a CDS encoding GntR family transcriptional regulator — encoded protein: MIRRDPEMSGGGSSSRQPKYRRIADELKSAIASGAYGPGDRLPGENDLMAAHGVARMTARQALSVLQSEGITEARKGAGVFVRSFRPIRRRGSRRVAQQQWGTGRSIWAADAEGRDVGVDLLSVTEEPAPDAIAVVLDVEPGAAAWVRRRRYILDGKPVLLATSYFPGGLVAGSAITREDTGPGGVYARLAELGLGPVRFREEIRSRMPTADEADQLHLTAGAPVVLVCRTAFTEEGHAVEVNEMTLDANSYVLEYDFDA